tttttgttgcaattccttccaacttcaaaactcatgcttaaaccaaaattttgcaacaaacatcttccaatcctaagttcaaaaccatacttaaaacatccatttagaaaaaactaataatcaacaccaaacttttttgtaaaaaaatccaagcacttgaatcacaagttttgaccttaaatcaaaacatctccaagaatttcaaaaatcaaatcttacttctaacatattcataatatcatcctaacatcaaccatgctttaaatcatcaaactaaagtcaccaaaatcacaaaataacatttggagtttttggttttacacttagtccaaaaacataaacttttccctcaactagttttgataaatctcttgatctatgacttataaatatatgatcttcaaaccaaaccatcatatggtttaaaaagatgtcctaaaacatatataagcttctaattcaagatcatatggttagaaattaaccaaaacataaatttagccaagaatatccacactttgacttatttgaatatctttttgcataaaatttcatatctttgaaactaacatcaaatatcttcaaaataataatataacatgtatataagatgtttaggatcctccaataaaattatcaaagtcattagaataggtttagaccaccaaagagttaaactttctcaaaacagaaactgtttttcctcttccagtttctaagtttctaaatctaagaacatctttcatcaaaacctttaatcatgcaaaactcctcaaccaatagtcacatatacatgttaacaatactccataaaaatttcggaccaatatctatccattagcttggtcaaaaactccaaactataacatattctccagtttatcttccagaatgacctttctatagtttacacaatatttgactgaccaaatgatcttcaaatgggtcaaataagatatccatgtaaactagactcaaaaaggaacaacttatatgaaggagactttatgataaaacacttacaacagcttcgaaatgggcatgcaaaagatctcctaaaatctgtccgagagagattgtttgataatcttttattagaaggagttattgaagataagttcatgggtgatggctggacacatttatggacgagattagggaggtgataaggctggagttgagagttaagtgtggttttctcctacccaaaatatctataaaagattatctcataatattctatccaataatatctacaaaaatcaacttaagatatttttatctaataatatctataaaaatcaactcaaaatatttttacccaataatattcacgaaaattacctcaagatatttctttttatccaataatatatacaattttgaacagacattttgtccgaaaatatgaaaaaatgttattgcgccataagactttaaataaccctccgagtctaatggcacaaaccataatacattttgacacttctaactatctccaataatcaaaaatacacttctaataccatagtaaataataacactaactatgtagttagacaaaaaacctatacgattaatggattcgtgaaaacttatgagtttttcacgagattcctaaagttaatagaaatttcacaattgaatttctagcgggctgttacaggatATCTATTACCATTTGGCCTCAGCTCCCCTTCGTCGTAGCTGCTTCGGATTAATGTGTATCTCTTTTTGATGTCCTTCCTCCACCGGTCTAAAATGTACCGGTCTGGCAATGATTTTATGCCGTTTGATTTGAATATCGCCAAAATATGTCTACACAGTATCCCCCTCATTTGAAATAACCCACATGAACATTTTGCATTGCAATCATCCACATTCAATTCCACGGAATATGTCAAGCTTTTTGTGAACTCCTGAATacgaacttcatcttctaccaaaTAACTCTTCAAAACACCATCTGACGTCAGTAGAGATGTCTCCAGATCAAGCACACCAATTACTTGTTGCTGAACTTCCTTGAATTTCGCGTTGGTGTATAACTCTTGAAACTTCTTTTCTATTGGAGATCTAGATACGCAGGGGATAGTGACACTAAAAGACTGGAGTTCTGCctgattttcattctcaattttcttcttaagCGCATTGTCAAACTGGTCGACAAACTCCTTCAAGTTTGTCTTCGAATGGACATAACCATCAAAAAAGGCATTCATACTCTCGCTGCgttgggttgtactcattccagcccaaaagGTCTCTTTTAGGAAAACCGGTACCCAATGATCACGCTCTGCATATAAACTATTCAACCACGCATTCTCATGTAACTCAAATGTGTTAATAAACTCGGCCCAACACTTTTCAAAGTCCTCAATAGATTGTGTGTCGTACACACATTTCATTAACCCAGTTTTCAGCCCACTTTTGTACGCagcatgtgacgcccccaaattccgtttgggatcggacggacatttgaagcgtcgagacatgcaacacaaggttacctgcccccgttcatgacatataagatgcaatgttcctaacatgcatctaacattatgcaatattcgcagcgaataatttttttctttaacaatactatgcaccaaattgaaaatattccaaatgcttaaaacatactttatacataaagatccattgaatagatcacaacactaatccaaaatagttatgatccaaaaagtactaaagatgcaactccattgtacaagtagtaatttgcgttaactactatattaacattgacgtcgcaccgtcgcttagtcaactgtgtctagttgatcagctcctgattctccttcaggtcctgtaacaagatctaccattcggggggaatggtagttgggactaccaaagtgagatttgattacaaatctcagtaagttaacaaaaaaacttccatacaagctaatgatgcatgcatgacagtaaaagcataaatgcataatcaaattcataagtaattaaagcataacttggcgtacaatatagcataattgacataacttaaattgaaacatgaacttaacttgacttgacatgaacttgatttggaacttgacttaacatgaaaaatacatactccacagttgttgtggccccatgtattctacgtgtaaatacatactccacagttgttgtggccctatgtattctacacaaacttgacttaacatgaaaaatacatactccacagttgttgtgaccccatgtattctatgtgtaaatacatactccacagttgttgtggctccatgtattctacacaaacttgacttaacatgaaaaatacatactccacagttgttgtggccccatgtattctacgtgtaaatacatactccatagttgttgtggccccatgtattctacacaaacttgacttaacatgaaaaatacatactccacagttgttgtggccccatgtattctacgtgtcacaattgctgtgtctcacgtagtgtatacgtcacaattgttgtgaacccatacataagtaatcaagatgaaacgtgactggaatacgaaatgactgaaaccctgacgtaacataacgtgatttgaacataacttgaaatacatgaccaacttgagatagaaacatttcgtaatatgacataacatataatagacaacatatttaacatgacatacttgtaatgtacaataatacatgacagaatatattatgtaacagataaaaattgatgacagaataaattctgtataatagacaattacgtgataacttggcatggcatgacatatatgataacatacatacatacactgtagttcctttacttagcacacatacacagtagactgctagtaagttaaaagctaacttacctcgatctccgcgtttcttataaaacttcaagtgcgactgtgaggaactgtaattagtgattctaaaagttagaactaaatcactaataatttgaaatatggaaaatactaacttaaagagtaaaattttcattttactctctacatgtgggaaaatgatcgttttacccataatttaaggattttgcatactaattccaaaagttttcaaaatttacattcctcatgtaaattttgtcctaaacttaaatatcaactcagaaaaatttaaaacaaaacataactatgaagaacacactatggctgaaacatTCATAGGCtattttccttgatttttgttgcaattccttccaacttcaaaactcatacttaaaccaaaattttgcaacaaacatcttccaatcctaagttcaaaaccatacttaaaacatccatttagaaaaagctaataattaataccaaactttttggaaaaaaattcaagcacttgaatcacaagttttgaccttaaatcaaaatatctccaagaatttcaaaaatcaaatcttacttctaacatattaataatatcatcctaacatcaaccatgctttaaatcatcaaactaaagtcacaaaaatcacaaaataacatttggagtttttggttttacacttagtccaaaaacagaaactttttcctcaactagttttgataaatctcttgatctatgacttataaatatatgatcttcaaaccaaaccatcacatggtttaaaaagatgtcctaaaacatatataagcttctaattcaagatcacatggttagaaattaaccaaaacataaatttagccaagaatatccacactttggcttatttgaatatctctttgcataaaatttcatatctttaaaactaacatcaaatatcttcaaaataataatataacatgtatataagatacttaagatcctccaataaaattattaaagtcattagaataggtttagaccaccaaagagttaaactttctcaaaacagaaactgtttttcttcttccagtttctaagtttctaaatctaagaaaatctttcatcaaaacctttaatcatgcaaaaataatcaaccaatagtcacatatacatgttaacaatactccataaaaatttcggaccaatatctatccattagcttggtcaaaactccaaactataacatattctccagtttatctcccagaatgacctttctatagtttacacaatattttactaaccaaatgatattcaaatggggcaaataagatatccatgtaaactagaataaaaaaggaacaacttatatgaaggagactttatgataaaacacttacaaaagcttcgaaatgggtgtgcaaaagacctcctaaaagctgtccgagagagagtgtttgatattctttcaatggaaagtgtaaatgaagataatttcatggggacaggtgactggagatacttatggatgagatatggaagagatgaggttggatttgagagttgagtgtagttttctcctacccaaaatatctataaaagattatctcataatattctatccaatagtatctacaaaaaatcaacttaagatatttttatctaataatatctataaaaatcaactcaaaatatttttacccaataatattcatgaaaattacctcaagatatttctttttatccaataatatctacagttttgaacaaacgttttgtccgaaaacatgaaaaaatgttattgcgccataagactttaaataaccctccgagtctaatggcacaaaccataatacattttgacacttttaactatctccaataatcaaaaatacacttttgatactatagtaaataataatactaactatgtagttagacaaaaacctatacgattaatggattcgtgaaaacttatggggttttcacgaggttcctaaagttaatagaaatttcacaattgaatttctagcgggctgttacacagcATATGACCCAAGCTTCTCAGGGACTTTTTTCAGTATATGCCATAGGCAAAACCTGTGTCGTGTTTCCAGAAAGACAAgtgcaattgcatttttcattgctcGATCTTGATCAGTAATAATGGCCTTTGGAGATATACCGTCCATACACTGCAACCAAGTTCTGAATAACCATGCAAAAGTCTCTGTGTCCTCACTAGAAATCAGGCCAGCTCCCAAAAGAATCGACTGCCCGTGGtgatttacaccaacaaatggtgcaaagggcatcccatacctatttgtcaggtatgtggtgtcgaatgtcaccacatcaccaaaatattggTAGGCTGCCCGACTACGTGGATCTGCCCAGAAAACATTCTTCAACCTACCGTCATCGTCCAAATCCATCAATGCAAAAAACCCGTTATTTTTAAACTGCATCCTCATAAAATAATCTCTCAGTGCTCCAGCACCCCctgcaccaagtcgtagatgtcGTGCTTTGTGGATGTAATTGCGACAATCCTTCTCCAAAAATGGGAGGTTCTCAAACCCACCTACCCCTACGACAAGAGATCCATAACTCTTATTCAGTCGGATGCCAGCTACGTCGTTTGTGTCTAGGACCCTTTTAACGGTCTCACTCACATCtctattacatcgaaagaagcgACTCTTTTTTGGGCTTAGTCCGTGATTATGTGTATTATAAACTGTTGTCAACCGCATCTTCCCCTCGACTCTTAAGGCATTAATCCTTGCCTTACAGTCCGTCTTTCCTGTTGGACGAGGGTTGGCAACATTTAAACTTTTATTCCGGGCCTTTCCTCCCCGTGCACACCCAAGGGTGACATATCTGACTGATTGATCTTCTGACCTCTCGCTCCTTTGggtcatcaccccaaacccgTTCTTCTTAGCATAATGC
This is a stretch of genomic DNA from Carya illinoinensis cultivar Pawnee chromosome 3, C.illinoinensisPawnee_v1, whole genome shotgun sequence. It encodes these proteins:
- the LOC122304896 gene encoding protein FAR1-RELATED SEQUENCE 5-like, whose product is MKCVYDTQSIEDFEKCWAEFINTFELHENAWLNSLYAERDHWVPVFLKETFWAGMSTTQRSESMNAFFDGYVHSKTNLKEFVDQFDNALKKKIENENQAELQSFSVTIPCVSRSPIEKKFQELYTNAKFKEVQQQVIGVLDLETSLLTSDGVLKSYLVEDEVRIQEFTKSLTYSVELNVDDCNAKCSCGLFQMRGILCRHILAIFKSNGIKSLPDRYILDRWRKDIKKRYTLIRSSYDEGELRPNGNRYPVTAR
- the LOC122304897 gene encoding protein FAR-RED IMPAIRED RESPONSE 1-like, with translation MTPPRAIINTSSATSARVGDRDTPICLEIEEACSSAKVDEENIMDRSNEIEIDDGTTGTPQVVPSSDGDDIIEEPKSGMEFNSFDELLSYYKHYAKKNGFGVMTQRSERSEDQSVRYVTLGCARGGKARNKSLNVANPRPTGKTDCKARINALRVEGKMRLTTVYNTHNHGLSPKKSRFFRCNRDVSETVKRVLDTNDVAGIRLNKSYGSLVVGVGGFENLPFLEKDCRNYIHKARHLRLGAGGAGALRDYFMRMQFKNNGFFALMDLDDDGRLKNVFWADPRSRAAYQYFGDVCMDGISPKAIITDQDRAMKNAIALVFLETRHRFCLWHILKKVPEKLGSYAV